From a single Planctellipticum variicoloris genomic region:
- a CDS encoding exopolyphosphatase, whose product MSPELTESRSRPASAAQPAAVIDIGTTSIRMAIAEIGEAGDVRPLTTLTQAVNLGRDTFTKGVIEKSTIEDCVRVLRSYKRVLAEYRIERPEQLRAVATSAVREAQNRLAFLDRIYTATGITVSPIDESEVSRITYLGVQPLIKLDPELAQQRTVITEVGGGSTELLLVHNADVHFSHTYRLGSFRLREQLEVFHAPQSTSRHIMETQIRRVVDQILQQVPSENVQQLVALGGDVRFAARQLFPDWNSAELTRLPLDRLEKLTDTVLSYNEDKLVHKYHIPFPDAWTLGPALLAYVQLARAFELNQIIACQINLRDGLLQELATRGAWNEDFNNQVMRSSLELGRKFDIDVDHARHVAKLCKILFQGLREEHQLSPRYELLLQVAALLHEIGMYISTGSYHKHTMYLIINSELFGLSKADETLVGLTARYHRRASPKPTHTIYTALDRDQRIAVAKMAAMLRLADALDASHSQRFHELRFSREGGRLVISVPQVEDLSLEQLALKQTGTLFEETYGMPVLLRKMRS is encoded by the coding sequence ATGTCGCCGGAGTTGACCGAATCCCGCAGTCGTCCGGCTTCCGCTGCGCAGCCTGCGGCGGTGATCGACATCGGAACGACATCGATCCGCATGGCCATCGCGGAGATCGGCGAAGCCGGCGACGTCCGCCCGCTGACGACGCTGACGCAGGCCGTGAACCTGGGACGGGACACGTTCACCAAGGGGGTGATCGAGAAGAGTACGATCGAAGACTGCGTCCGCGTGCTGCGCAGCTATAAGCGAGTGCTGGCCGAGTATCGGATCGAACGTCCCGAGCAGCTTCGCGCCGTGGCGACGAGCGCCGTGCGGGAGGCCCAGAACCGGCTGGCGTTCCTGGATCGGATCTACACGGCGACCGGGATCACGGTCAGCCCGATCGATGAATCGGAAGTCAGCCGGATTACGTACCTCGGCGTGCAGCCGCTGATCAAACTCGATCCGGAGCTGGCCCAGCAGCGGACGGTCATCACGGAAGTCGGGGGAGGGAGCACCGAGCTGCTGCTGGTGCACAATGCCGACGTCCATTTCTCGCACACGTACCGGCTGGGCTCTTTCCGCCTGCGCGAGCAGCTCGAAGTTTTTCACGCGCCGCAGTCGACCAGCCGCCACATCATGGAAACCCAGATCCGGCGGGTCGTCGACCAGATCCTCCAGCAGGTTCCTTCGGAGAACGTCCAGCAGCTTGTGGCGCTGGGGGGCGACGTCCGGTTTGCGGCCCGCCAGCTCTTTCCCGACTGGAACTCCGCGGAGCTGACCCGCCTGCCGCTGGACCGTCTGGAGAAGCTGACCGACACCGTTCTGTCGTACAACGAGGACAAGCTGGTTCACAAGTATCACATTCCGTTCCCCGACGCGTGGACGCTGGGCCCGGCGCTGCTGGCGTACGTGCAGCTTGCGCGGGCCTTCGAGCTGAACCAGATCATCGCCTGCCAGATCAATCTCCGGGACGGCCTGCTGCAGGAGCTGGCGACGCGGGGGGCGTGGAACGAGGACTTCAACAACCAGGTGATGCGTTCGTCGCTCGAACTGGGCCGCAAGTTCGATATCGACGTCGACCATGCCCGGCATGTCGCCAAGCTGTGCAAGATCCTGTTTCAAGGACTGCGCGAGGAGCATCAGCTTTCGCCCCGGTACGAACTGCTGCTGCAGGTCGCCGCGCTGCTGCACGAGATCGGGATGTATATCAGCACGGGGAGTTATCACAAGCACACGATGTATCTGATCATCAACAGCGAACTGTTCGGCTTGTCGAAGGCCGACGAGACGCTGGTAGGACTGACGGCCCGGTATCATCGACGGGCCTCCCCCAAGCCGACGCACACGATTTACACGGCGCTCGACCGGGACCAGCGGATCGCGGTGGCGAAGATGGCGGCGATGCTCCGCCTGGCCGACGCGCTCGATGCCTCCCACAGCCAGCGGTTCCACGAGCTGCGGTTCTCGCGGGAAGGGGGCCGGCTGGTGATTTCGGTGCCGCAGGTCGAGGACTTGTCGCTGGAACAGCTTGCACTCAAGCAGACGGGGACCCTGTTTGAGGAAACGTACGGCATGCCGGTGCTGCTCCGGAAAATGAGAAGCTAA
- the dnaA gene encoding chromosomal replication initiator protein DnaA, whose product MQPGMTPPARGRASSDSPLIELIHAELQSQLGAKRYAMWCDGKIRLRVEDDQLTVGVGSPFLLNWMQKQFRSVMVEAARTVLGPSAHVAFEVDASLSLGTGESRSAQVGPVAIAGLTRKTTAALEASAAKPSDRTSGRNGRATAESQTAPGHAHGVKSRRLAELNDFIASPGAELALTAARQIATAQPVRFNPLVLCGACGTGKTHLIEGICKQLRKVQPGLNVVLITAEAFSNYFTQALRDHTLPAFRQRFRTVDVLLVDDVDFFESKRVFQEEFLHTFAELNDHGRQVVVTSNRHPRLLTKLGDDLVSRFLSGLVCRLDSPDLATREKIVAAKAKRMEGEYAPEALSYVAQRFPTNVRELEGALNCLQTYYSMTGRRVTQTAARQVLADLERDCMRIIRLADVERVICGLFGVKPKDLKSACRARTVSHPRMLAMYLARRLTQSAYSEIGQHFGGRNHSTVMSAERKVQQWLEEQATLRIAAQEWSVSEVLSVLEQQLLAG is encoded by the coding sequence ATGCAGCCCGGCATGACGCCGCCGGCGCGAGGGCGCGCCAGTTCTGATTCGCCGCTGATCGAGTTAATCCACGCAGAGCTGCAGAGTCAGCTCGGGGCCAAGCGCTACGCGATGTGGTGCGACGGCAAAATTCGCTTAAGGGTTGAAGATGATCAATTGACCGTCGGAGTCGGGAGCCCGTTTCTGCTCAACTGGATGCAGAAGCAGTTCCGCTCGGTGATGGTCGAGGCGGCCCGGACCGTCCTCGGCCCCTCGGCCCACGTCGCCTTCGAGGTCGATGCCAGCCTGTCGCTGGGAACCGGTGAATCCCGGTCGGCGCAGGTCGGCCCGGTCGCCATCGCCGGACTGACGCGGAAGACGACCGCGGCCCTGGAAGCCTCTGCGGCAAAGCCGAGCGACCGGACGTCCGGCCGGAATGGGCGAGCGACCGCCGAGTCGCAGACCGCGCCGGGACATGCCCACGGCGTGAAAAGCCGGCGGCTGGCGGAATTGAACGACTTCATCGCCAGTCCGGGGGCCGAGCTGGCCCTCACGGCCGCCCGGCAGATCGCCACTGCTCAACCGGTCCGGTTCAATCCGCTCGTGCTGTGCGGGGCCTGCGGAACCGGCAAGACGCACCTGATCGAGGGGATCTGCAAGCAGCTCCGCAAGGTGCAGCCGGGGCTCAACGTGGTTCTGATCACCGCGGAGGCGTTTTCCAACTACTTCACGCAAGCCCTCCGCGACCATACGCTCCCCGCGTTTCGTCAGCGGTTCCGCACGGTCGACGTCCTGCTGGTCGATGACGTCGATTTCTTCGAGTCCAAGCGGGTTTTCCAGGAAGAGTTCCTGCACACGTTCGCCGAGCTGAACGATCACGGCCGCCAGGTCGTCGTCACCAGCAACCGGCATCCCCGGCTGCTGACCAAGCTGGGTGACGACCTCGTCTCCCGGTTCCTCTCGGGACTGGTCTGCCGCCTCGACTCCCCCGATCTTGCCACTCGGGAGAAAATCGTCGCCGCCAAGGCGAAACGCATGGAAGGAGAATACGCCCCGGAGGCGCTCTCCTACGTCGCTCAGCGGTTCCCCACCAACGTCCGGGAACTTGAAGGGGCGCTCAACTGCCTGCAGACCTACTACTCGATGACTGGCCGGCGCGTGACTCAGACCGCCGCCCGGCAGGTGCTGGCCGATCTCGAACGGGACTGCATGCGGATCATCCGGCTGGCGGATGTCGAACGAGTCATCTGCGGCCTGTTCGGCGTCAAGCCCAAGGACCTCAAGTCGGCCTGCCGGGCGCGGACCGTCAGTCATCCGCGCATGCTGGCGATGTACCTCGCCCGACGGCTGACGCAATCGGCCTACAGCGAAATCGGCCAGCACTTCGGCGGACGGAATCACAGCACCGTGATGTCCGCCGAACGCAAGGTCCAGCAGTGGCTCGAAGAGCAGGCGACGCTCAGAATCGCCGCCCAGGAGTGGTCTGTCAGCGAAGTTCTGAGCGTCCTCGAACAGCAGTTGCTGGCAGGATGA
- a CDS encoding ROK family protein translates to MSDEADGRFWLGFDLGGTKMQSVLFNDRFEPIVRRKKKTRGHEGADSGVERIIGIIEKVLEEGKITAARLGGIGVGCPGPLDLDEGVIVEAPNLGWKKVPLREILEKKFGCPATICNDVDAGVYGEYRFGAGVKGRTVLGVFPGTGIGGGLVYEGHIFRGKKSSCLEIGHMPVVPYGALCGCGRRGCLETVASRLAMSAEIAKAAYRGQAPHLLRVAGTDLANIRSGVLAEVIDAGDKIVEEIVRDGARYLGDAIAGVVNLLAPDVIILGGGLVEALPKLFTEEVEKSLKRHIMPAYEGTYELRVAKLGDDAGAMGAAAWAEQSVISAPPTAIPAQSVSAERT, encoded by the coding sequence ATGAGTGACGAAGCAGACGGACGCTTCTGGCTGGGGTTTGACCTCGGCGGCACAAAGATGCAGTCGGTCCTCTTCAATGATCGCTTCGAACCGATTGTCCGACGGAAGAAGAAGACCCGGGGCCACGAAGGGGCCGACTCCGGCGTGGAGCGGATCATCGGGATCATCGAGAAGGTGCTCGAGGAGGGAAAGATCACGGCCGCCAGGCTCGGCGGCATCGGCGTGGGCTGCCCGGGGCCGCTGGACCTGGATGAAGGGGTGATCGTCGAAGCCCCGAATCTCGGGTGGAAGAAAGTTCCGCTCCGGGAGATTCTGGAGAAGAAATTCGGCTGTCCGGCGACGATCTGCAACGACGTGGACGCCGGGGTGTACGGCGAGTACCGGTTCGGGGCGGGGGTCAAGGGGCGGACCGTGCTGGGGGTCTTCCCGGGGACCGGGATCGGCGGGGGGCTGGTTTACGAGGGGCACATCTTCCGGGGGAAGAAATCTTCGTGCCTGGAGATCGGCCATATGCCAGTCGTTCCCTACGGCGCGCTGTGCGGCTGCGGACGGCGGGGGTGTCTGGAGACGGTCGCCAGCCGGCTGGCGATGTCGGCGGAGATCGCCAAGGCGGCTTACCGCGGTCAGGCCCCGCACCTGCTGCGCGTGGCGGGGACGGATCTGGCCAACATCCGCAGCGGCGTGCTCGCGGAAGTGATCGACGCAGGGGACAAGATCGTCGAGGAGATCGTCCGCGACGGTGCGCGCTACCTCGGGGACGCGATCGCGGGGGTGGTGAACCTGCTGGCGCCGGACGTGATCATTCTGGGGGGCGGCCTGGTCGAAGCTCTCCCGAAGCTGTTCACGGAAGAGGTCGAAAAGTCGCTGAAGCGGCATATTATGCCGGCGTACGAAGGGACGTACGAACTGCGCGTGGCCAAGCTGGGCGATGACGCCGGGGCGATGGGCGCGGCCGCCTGGGCTGAGCAGTCGGTCATCAGCGCTCCGCCGACGGCCATTCCCGCACAGTCCGTTTCCGCAGAAAGGACATGA
- a CDS encoding DUF4870 domain-containing protein: MSIADEIAKLEELHRSVALSDREFADAKNKLIHPVGSAFSGWTGGSALDGEVAEQRTRTWAMLVHLSQLLGYTALPVLGLAAPILIWQLMKGSLPGIDEHGKIVVNWMISSFIYLVIFAILSIVFVGIPFLIALLIAMVVFPIIGGLKANNGEAWKYPLSITFFE; encoded by the coding sequence ATGAGCATTGCCGACGAGATTGCGAAACTGGAGGAACTGCACCGTTCGGTCGCTCTGTCGGACCGCGAGTTCGCCGACGCCAAGAACAAGCTGATTCACCCGGTCGGGTCGGCTTTCAGCGGATGGACAGGTGGTTCCGCCCTGGACGGCGAAGTCGCCGAGCAGCGGACGCGCACCTGGGCCATGCTCGTGCATCTGTCGCAATTGCTGGGTTACACCGCCCTGCCCGTACTGGGTCTCGCCGCTCCCATTCTGATCTGGCAGCTCATGAAAGGGAGCCTGCCCGGGATCGACGAACACGGCAAGATCGTCGTGAACTGGATGATTTCTTCCTTCATCTACCTCGTCATCTTCGCAATCCTGAGCATTGTGTTCGTCGGCATCCCGTTCCTGATTGCGCTCCTGATCGCAATGGTCGTCTTCCCGATCATCGGCGGCCTGAAAGCCAACAACGGCGAAGCCTGGAAATACCCGCTGTCGATTACGTTTTTTGAATAG
- the lpxA gene encoding acyl-ACP--UDP-N-acetylglucosamine O-acyltransferase encodes MPCNISEFAQVDDRALLGENVDIGPFCIVGPHVALGDGCRLDSHVSIIGHTTIGARNRFFAGAAIGGDPQDIGYTGSPTRVEIGDDNIFREGVTVNRGADKEDGVTRIGNRCFLMANAHVAHNCHVQNHVILCNGSLLGGHAHVHDFAIVSGNSVVHHFATIGTGAFLSGGCRCPTDLPPYMLAAGSDNPEIITINLVGMRRRGICDATIQLVRQAFKLLFREHRKVTEVRGQFEVELCGNLPAELDHLLSFVEASARGKNGRAREAIRVVKEPQAESHGTAQRSAA; translated from the coding sequence ATGCCCTGCAACATCTCGGAGTTCGCTCAGGTCGACGATCGCGCCCTGCTCGGCGAAAATGTCGACATCGGCCCGTTCTGCATCGTCGGACCGCACGTCGCGCTCGGCGACGGCTGCCGGCTCGACAGCCACGTCTCCATCATCGGGCACACGACGATCGGCGCCCGCAACCGGTTCTTCGCGGGGGCCGCCATCGGCGGAGATCCCCAGGACATCGGGTATACCGGTTCCCCCACGCGGGTCGAGATCGGCGACGACAACATTTTCCGCGAAGGGGTCACGGTCAACCGCGGCGCCGACAAGGAAGACGGCGTCACCCGCATCGGAAACCGCTGTTTCCTGATGGCCAACGCCCACGTGGCCCACAACTGCCACGTCCAGAATCACGTGATCCTCTGCAACGGCTCCCTGCTGGGGGGCCATGCCCACGTCCACGATTTTGCCATCGTGTCGGGGAACTCGGTCGTGCATCACTTCGCGACCATCGGCACCGGCGCGTTTCTCAGCGGCGGCTGCCGCTGCCCCACCGATCTGCCCCCCTACATGCTGGCGGCCGGCAGCGATAACCCCGAAATTATCACGATCAATCTGGTCGGCATGCGTCGTCGCGGCATCTGCGACGCGACAATTCAGCTTGTCCGGCAAGCCTTCAAGCTGCTCTTCCGCGAACATCGCAAGGTCACCGAGGTCCGCGGGCAGTTCGAAGTCGAACTATGCGGCAATCTCCCCGCCGAGCTCGATCATCTGCTGAGTTTTGTCGAAGCCTCCGCCCGCGGCAAGAACGGCCGCGCCCGCGAGGCGATTCGAGTCGTCAAAGAACCGCAGGCCGAATCCCACGGCACTGCCCAACGGAGTGCGGCATGA
- the ppk1 gene encoding polyphosphate kinase 1, with amino-acid sequence MSAEPRFFNRELSWLEFNQRVLDEARNAANPLLERLKFLAITASNLDEFASVRVGGLKLLCERGASRPDPSGMTPEQQLAAVCARMHAFIVEQYRCLLDELEPALTEAGIRRLRPADLSDRQRKIAELVFEQEVFPILTPIAVPTVADFPPLINQTFNVCVRLAPAPETAEPRFAVIPFGRQRKRFITVPVEQGYGYCPLEDLVGMSVQRFFPGETIEECISFRITRNADLELREELTSDILEEMKEVLAARKESECVRLEISDAASEAVREFLQTALELDDDSVYAIPGPLDLAAFMRLTDSQGFDHLKFEPWPPIPSPQLDPAESLFAAIARRDVLLYHPYESFEPIVRLLEEAADDPEVLAIKQTLYRTSPRSPIIAALKRAAQNGKYVTALVELKARFDEARNIEWATDLERSDVQVIYGVKGLKTHAKICIIVRREPTGIQRYVHFGTGNYNEITSRFYTDASLMTCDEELGADATTFFNAITGYSQPQRFRKLEAAPLGMRDKLLEMIEAEIIRKKHGQRALIMAKFNALSDEKMIEALYAASNEGVKIRLNIRGVCCLRPGVPGLSENITVTSVVDRFLEHSRIVYFHHGGDQRLFISSADWMSRNLDRRVELLVPVEQPQARDRLLAVLKTSLQDDVKARRLLPDGRYESVSRNPRSEPVRSQEALYRRYRDAAEDRARPEFTMFEPHRAPGQDDD; translated from the coding sequence ATGTCTGCCGAACCTCGTTTTTTCAATCGCGAACTGAGCTGGCTCGAATTTAATCAGCGTGTGCTGGACGAGGCTCGCAACGCGGCCAATCCGCTCCTCGAACGGCTCAAGTTCCTGGCGATCACCGCCTCGAACCTGGACGAGTTCGCCAGCGTCCGGGTGGGCGGACTGAAGCTGCTCTGCGAACGAGGTGCGTCGCGTCCCGATCCGTCGGGGATGACTCCCGAGCAGCAGCTCGCCGCGGTCTGCGCCCGCATGCACGCGTTCATCGTGGAGCAGTATCGCTGTCTGCTCGACGAGCTCGAACCGGCGCTCACCGAGGCGGGAATCCGCAGATTGCGCCCGGCGGATCTCAGCGATCGCCAGCGCAAGATCGCCGAGCTGGTGTTCGAGCAGGAAGTTTTTCCGATCCTCACGCCCATCGCCGTGCCGACGGTCGCGGATTTCCCCCCGCTGATCAACCAGACGTTCAACGTCTGCGTCCGCCTGGCTCCCGCGCCGGAGACTGCGGAGCCCCGCTTTGCCGTGATCCCCTTCGGCCGGCAGCGGAAACGGTTCATCACCGTCCCGGTCGAGCAGGGTTACGGCTACTGTCCGCTGGAAGACCTGGTCGGCATGTCCGTGCAGAGGTTTTTTCCGGGGGAGACGATCGAGGAGTGCATCTCGTTCCGGATCACGCGGAATGCGGATCTGGAGCTGCGTGAAGAGCTGACGTCGGACATCCTCGAAGAGATGAAGGAGGTGCTCGCGGCGCGCAAAGAGAGCGAATGCGTCCGGCTGGAGATATCGGATGCTGCCTCGGAGGCTGTCCGCGAATTCCTGCAGACCGCGCTGGAGCTGGACGACGACTCCGTCTATGCGATTCCCGGGCCGCTGGATCTCGCCGCCTTCATGCGCCTGACCGATTCTCAGGGATTCGATCACCTCAAGTTCGAACCGTGGCCGCCGATTCCGAGTCCGCAGCTCGATCCCGCCGAGAGTCTGTTTGCCGCCATCGCACGGCGGGATGTCCTGCTCTATCACCCGTACGAGTCGTTCGAGCCGATTGTGCGTCTGCTGGAAGAGGCGGCCGACGATCCCGAGGTGCTGGCGATCAAGCAGACGCTGTACCGCACCAGTCCGCGCAGTCCGATCATTGCGGCCCTCAAGCGGGCGGCCCAGAACGGTAAGTACGTGACGGCGCTGGTGGAGTTGAAAGCCCGCTTCGACGAAGCCCGCAACATCGAGTGGGCGACGGATCTGGAGCGATCCGACGTTCAGGTGATTTATGGCGTCAAGGGGCTGAAGACCCACGCCAAAATCTGCATCATCGTCCGCCGGGAACCGACCGGCATCCAGCGGTATGTTCACTTTGGCACGGGCAACTACAACGAGATCACGTCCCGCTTCTATACCGACGCGAGCCTGATGACGTGCGACGAAGAGCTGGGGGCCGATGCGACGACGTTCTTCAACGCCATCACGGGCTATTCGCAGCCCCAGCGGTTCCGCAAGCTCGAAGCGGCTCCGCTGGGCATGCGCGACAAGCTGCTGGAGATGATCGAAGCGGAAATCATCCGCAAGAAGCACGGCCAGCGGGCGTTGATCATGGCGAAATTCAATGCGCTCTCGGACGAGAAAATGATCGAGGCGCTGTACGCGGCTTCGAATGAGGGGGTCAAGATCCGCCTCAACATTCGCGGCGTCTGCTGTCTCCGTCCCGGCGTCCCGGGTCTCAGCGAGAATATCACGGTCACCAGCGTGGTCGACCGCTTTCTGGAACACAGTCGGATCGTGTACTTCCACCACGGCGGGGATCAGCGGCTGTTTATTTCCAGCGCCGACTGGATGTCTCGCAATCTCGACCGGCGGGTGGAGTTGCTGGTTCCCGTCGAGCAGCCCCAGGCCCGCGACCGGCTCCTGGCCGTTCTGAAGACGAGCCTGCAGGATGACGTGAAGGCCCGCCGACTGCTCCCGGACGGCCGATACGAATCGGTTTCCCGGAATCCGCGGAGCGAGCCCGTCCGCAGTCAGGAGGCGTTGTATCGACGATACAGGGACGCCGCCGAGGATCGAGCCCGCCCCGAGTTCACGATGTTTGAGCCCCACCGCGCCCCCGGTCAGGACGACGACTGA
- a CDS encoding ligase-associated DNA damage response exonuclease, with translation MSTSRPLLIRMTSAGLYCEAGGFHIDPSSPVAKAVITHAHADHAVRGSKQYLTAVSGRAILAGRMGAKAAITALEFGQPIVLNGVRVSLHPAGHILGSAQIRVEYQGEVWVASGDYKVEPDPTCEAFEPVRCDTFITESTFAHPRFAWPEQSAAFAELETWWRSNQERGVASFVYAYALGKAQRVLAGLNPEIGPLFCHPNVEECSLHYRRAGRPVPAMTGDAGTIDPADWGRSLIVLPPGARFKQGFPYRGHYETSFASGWMLLPNGPKSRRVGRGFVLSDHADRQQILTAIAETGAERVFVMHGYIDSLVEELRQRGLDAHPLRSARCTAPPDPESDAWTMD, from the coding sequence ATGTCGACCTCCCGTCCGCTCTTGATCCGGATGACGTCCGCCGGGCTGTATTGCGAGGCGGGGGGCTTTCATATTGATCCCTCTTCCCCCGTCGCCAAGGCGGTGATTACGCATGCGCATGCGGATCATGCGGTGCGGGGGAGCAAGCAGTATCTGACGGCCGTCTCCGGGCGTGCGATTCTCGCCGGGCGGATGGGAGCGAAGGCGGCGATTACGGCGCTGGAGTTCGGTCAACCGATCGTCCTCAACGGCGTGCGGGTGTCGCTGCATCCGGCGGGGCACATTCTCGGTTCGGCTCAGATCCGGGTCGAGTACCAGGGAGAAGTCTGGGTCGCTTCCGGGGATTATAAGGTCGAGCCCGACCCGACGTGTGAAGCCTTTGAACCGGTCCGCTGCGACACGTTTATTACGGAATCGACGTTCGCCCATCCGCGGTTTGCCTGGCCGGAGCAGAGTGCGGCCTTCGCCGAGTTGGAAACGTGGTGGCGGAGCAACCAGGAACGGGGAGTGGCGAGCTTTGTCTACGCGTACGCCCTGGGAAAAGCGCAGCGCGTGCTGGCGGGGCTGAATCCGGAGATCGGGCCGCTGTTCTGTCATCCGAACGTCGAGGAATGCAGCCTGCATTACCGCCGGGCCGGACGGCCTGTGCCGGCGATGACGGGCGACGCCGGGACGATTGATCCCGCCGACTGGGGGCGTTCGCTGATCGTGCTGCCGCCTGGCGCCCGCTTCAAGCAGGGGTTTCCGTATCGCGGTCATTATGAAACGTCGTTCGCGTCGGGCTGGATGCTGCTGCCGAACGGGCCGAAGTCCCGGCGAGTCGGCCGGGGGTTTGTGCTGTCGGACCACGCGGACCGGCAGCAGATTCTGACGGCGATCGCCGAGACCGGGGCGGAACGGGTCTTCGTGATGCACGGCTACATCGATTCGCTGGTCGAGGAGCTGCGGCAGCGCGGGCTGGATGCTCACCCGTTGAGATCCGCCCGCTGTACTGCTCCGCCCGACCCGGAGAGCGACGCCTGGACGATGGATTGA
- a CDS encoding TIGR03067 domain-containing protein, translating into MRRLLTGGLLSALALVSVAAAQNENPEIRQLEGHWEVVELAENGHVIPREQIPEWLPSGGKVEIADNAIIFKSHLDGKKHAKVFTVDATQYPKQIDIVTPEKQEATGIYRFDEGRLVVCLAEAGDMQRPTEFSAKEGTHRMLMVLKRTAAPAAGEKFVSAKPETTTGEGVAARVITDAELTKMLPGVWKYRDDAGALVTTIHGNGTWSSIRESEQLRLFQRVFVRTPISSGTWSVKNGTLTFLCTASIYPERVNHALPFTIRSISANDFIFVDYMGRLGKAARVL; encoded by the coding sequence ATGAGACGTTTGCTGACTGGCGGTCTGCTGAGCGCGCTGGCCCTTGTTTCAGTGGCCGCTGCACAGAACGAGAATCCCGAAATTCGGCAGCTCGAAGGGCACTGGGAAGTCGTCGAGTTGGCCGAGAACGGACATGTCATTCCCCGGGAGCAGATTCCCGAGTGGCTCCCGTCGGGCGGCAAGGTCGAAATCGCCGACAACGCGATCATCTTCAAGTCGCACCTGGACGGGAAGAAGCACGCGAAGGTGTTTACCGTCGACGCCACGCAGTATCCAAAGCAGATCGACATCGTTACCCCTGAGAAGCAGGAAGCGACCGGCATTTATCGCTTTGACGAGGGACGGCTCGTCGTCTGCCTGGCCGAAGCGGGAGACATGCAGCGTCCGACGGAGTTTTCCGCGAAGGAAGGAACGCACCGGATGCTGATGGTGCTGAAACGGACGGCGGCGCCGGCGGCGGGCGAGAAGTTCGTCTCGGCGAAGCCGGAGACGACGACGGGCGAGGGCGTCGCCGCCCGCGTGATCACGGATGCCGAGCTGACGAAGATGCTGCCGGGGGTCTGGAAGTATCGGGACGACGCCGGGGCGCTGGTGACGACGATTCACGGCAACGGGACGTGGTCTTCGATCCGCGAGTCGGAGCAGTTGCGGCTGTTCCAGCGGGTGTTCGTGCGGACGCCGATTTCGAGCGGCACGTGGAGCGTGAAGAACGGGACGCTGACGTTTCTGTGCACGGCGTCGATCTATCCGGAGCGGGTGAATCACGCGTTGCCGTTTACGATCCGGTCGATCTCGGCGAACGATTTTATTTTCGTCGACTACATGGGTCGGCTGGGGAAAGCGGCGCGGGTGCTGTAG
- a CDS encoding alpha/beta hydrolase, giving the protein MPLHPQAAAFLAIWNRVNTSPLETTPVEVTRKSLMAGIGPLKDCPELARVETLSIAGQDGALRIRIYQPHGGTPQPVCLYFHGGGWVLNSIDTHDDLARRLAAAGECSVISVDYRLAPEHKYPAAVEDAWSALEWTVRQGGEYGIDASRIAVCGDSAGANLAAALCLLARDRRGPAIKAQILAYPITDCDFDRFSYQTNAEGYFLTRSQMQWFWEQYVATPQQMREPYASPLLADSLAGLPPAVVLTAEYDPLRDEGEAYATALAAAGIPATLVRYPGMIHGFLKRVESFDDARSAIQLIGKELRSRLA; this is encoded by the coding sequence ATGCCTCTGCACCCGCAGGCTGCGGCTTTTCTGGCCATCTGGAACCGCGTCAACACGTCCCCGCTGGAAACGACGCCCGTCGAAGTCACCCGGAAGTCGCTGATGGCGGGGATCGGTCCACTGAAGGACTGCCCGGAGCTGGCGAGGGTTGAGACCCTCTCCATTGCCGGACAGGACGGCGCGCTGCGAATCCGCATCTATCAGCCGCATGGCGGTACGCCGCAGCCGGTCTGCCTCTACTTTCATGGCGGCGGCTGGGTGTTGAACAGCATTGATACGCACGACGATCTCGCCCGCCGACTGGCCGCCGCCGGGGAGTGCAGCGTCATTTCGGTCGATTACCGCCTGGCGCCCGAGCACAAGTACCCCGCCGCGGTGGAGGATGCCTGGTCGGCCCTGGAGTGGACCGTTCGACAGGGCGGAGAATACGGCATCGACGCCAGTCGGATCGCCGTCTGCGGCGACAGCGCGGGCGCCAACCTGGCGGCGGCGCTGTGCCTGCTGGCCCGCGACCGCCGGGGGCCGGCGATCAAGGCTCAGATTCTCGCCTATCCGATCACCGATTGCGACTTCGACCGCTTCAGTTACCAGACGAACGCCGAGGGGTATTTTCTGACCCGCAGCCAGATGCAGTGGTTCTGGGAGCAGTACGTAGCGACTCCGCAGCAGATGCGGGAGCCGTATGCGTCGCCGCTGCTGGCGGACTCGCTGGCCGGGCTGCCGCCTGCGGTGGTGCTGACGGCGGAATACGATCCGCTGCGGGACGAAGGGGAGGCGTATGCGACGGCGCTGGCGGCGGCGGGCATCCCTGCCACGCTCGTCCGCTATCCGGGGATGATTCATGGCTTCCTGAAACGCGTCGAATCGTTTGATGACGCCCGGTCAGCCATTCAGCTCATCGGCAAGGAGCTCCGCTCCAGACTCGCCTGA